The following proteins are encoded in a genomic region of Cydia strobilella chromosome 19, ilCydStro3.1, whole genome shotgun sequence:
- the LOC134750102 gene encoding polymerase delta-interacting protein 2, whose translation MEILLRFVPTNPLRLTVSRILFNQVAHYTRLAEVGKLEAPKTSGKYDTGQLILHKVFGYRGVILFPWLARVYDRDASNKKENPETSGPGEASGDTLSNVGKEVKGRTHTFYQVLIDTRDAPYIRAQTEAVTFLGNQESSRSLYAIPGLDYVAHDDIMPYSSVERVPLQHELFDKFLMHNPDKDPPFIAQETLRAWQKKNHPWLELSDVHRETTEGVRVTVIPFYMGSRESQNCAVYWWRYCIRLENLGAAAVQLRERHWRIFSLSGTLETVRGRGVVGQEPVLARHSPAFQYSSHVSLQAPSGHMWGTFRMEREDGYTFDCRIPPFSLESKPDDAPAPPAPSA comes from the exons ATGGAGATATTATTGAGATTTGTGCCAACAAATCCATTAAGATTAACTGTTTCTAGAATTTTATTTAACCAAGTAGCTCATTACACTAG ATTGGCTGAAGTCGGAAAGCTCGAAGCTCCGAAGACTTCTGGCAAATATGACACAGGGCAGTTAATTCTACATAAGGTTTTCGGGTATAGAGGAGTGATTCTGTTCCCTTGGTTGGCGAGAGTATATGATAGAGATGCATCCAATAAGAAGGAGAATCCTGAGACCTCGGGCCCCGGAGAAGCCTCCGGGGATACGCTCTCTAACGTAGGCAAAGAGGTCAAGGGCAGAACTCACACCTTTTACCAGGTGCTGATAGATACAAGGGACGCACCTTACATA CGAGCTCAAACGGAAGCAGTGACGTTCCTAGGCAACCAGGAGTCTTCTCGCAGCCTATACGCCATCCCGGGGCTCGACTACGTGGCGCACGACGACATCATGCCCTACTCCTCCGTGGAGCGTGTTCCGCTGCAGCACGAGCTGTTTGACAAGTTCCTCATGCACAACCCGGACAAGG ACCCACCCTTCATAGCGCAGGAGACGCTCCGCGCGTGGCAGAAAAAGAACCACCCATGGCTCGAACTTAGCGACGTACACCGCGAGACCACGGAGGGAGTGCGAGTCACCGTCATACCGTTCTACATGGGCAGCCGCGAGAGCCAGAATTGCGCCGTTTATTGG TGGCGGTACTGCATCCGACTTGAAAACCTCGGCGCAGCGGCAGTCCAACTGCGCGAGCGGCACTGGCGTATCTTCTCCCTCTCCGGCACCCTCGAGACGGTGCGGGGCCGCGGCGTGGTCGGCCAGGAGCCCGTGCTGGCCAGGCACTCGCCCGCCTTCCAGTACTCCAGCCACGTGAGCCTGCAAGCGCCCTCGGGTCACATGTG GGGAACATTCCGCATGGAGCGCGAGGACGGCTACACGTTCGACTGCCGCATCCCGCCATTCTCTCTCGAGAGCAAACCCGACGATGCGCCTGCGCCGCCCGCGCCCtccgcgtga
- the LOC134750194 gene encoding short-chain specific acyl-CoA dehydrogenase, mitochondrial, with amino-acid sequence MLSVLVKSVPALAPIRNSRCIASLSALSDTYQMLQKTCRDFAEGELKPNAAKFDREHLYPGDAIKKMGDLGLMAIATPEELGGAGLDYLAYAIALEEISRGCASAGVIMSVNNSLYLGPVVHFGNDKQKKEFVTPFCTGDPVGCFALSEPGNGSDAGAASTMAKDGGDKWVLNGTKCWITNGYESKASVVFATTDKSLKHKGISAFLVPKPTKGLDLGKKEDKLGIRGSSTCSLIFEDCEIPKENILGKPGMGFKIAMMTLDAGRIGIASQALGIAQASLDVAIEYASKRMAFGKPIMKLQAIQSKLADMALQLESARLLTWRAAWLKDNKKPFTKEAAMAKLAASEAATFLAHQCIQILGGMGYVSDMPAERHYRDARITEIYEGTSEIQRLVIAGQLIKEYGL; translated from the exons ATGTTGAGTGTTCTGGTTAAATCTGTTCCGGCATTAG CTCCTATTCGTAATTCAAGATGCATAGCTTCGCTGTCAGCTCTGTCCGACACATACCAAATGCTCCAGAAAACGTGCCGGGACTTTGCAGAGGGGGAACTTAAACCTAACGCAGCTAAATTCGATCGTGAGCACTTGTACCCTGGAGATGCCATAAAGAAGATGGGTGACTTAGGTCTCATGGCCATAGCAACGCCAGAAGAACTCGGTGGGGCAGGGTTGGACTACCTGGCGTATGCTATAGCGCTAGAAGAGATATCCCGAGGGTGTGCGTCGGCGGGCGTCATCATGTCGGTCAATAATTCCTTATATCTGGGGCCAGTAGTGCACTTTGGCAATGACAAACAGAAGAAGGAGTTTGTAACCCCATTCTGTACTG GTGACCCTGTGGGCTGTTTTGCTCTATCAGAGCCAGGAAATGGATCTGATGCTGGTGCAGCATCCACAATGGCCAAAGATGGTGGAGACAAATGGGTCTTAAACGGAACCAAATGCTGGATAACCAATGGATACGAGAGCAAAGCCTCAGTTGTGTTTGCTACCACAGACAAGAGTCTAAAACACAAGGGGATCTCTGCATTTTTAGTACCAAAGCCTACCAAGGGCTTAGATTTAGGGAAGAAGGAAGACAAATTAGGTATCAGGGGGTCATCAACATGCTCTCTAATATTTGAGGACTGTGAGATCCCGAAGGAGAATATATTAGGCAAGCCGGGTATGGGATTCAAGATTGCCATGATGACTTTGGATGCTGGGAGGATTGGTATTGCTTCCCAGGCTTTAGGTATTGCTCAA gcATCACTAGACGTGGCCATTGAATACGCATCAAAACGCATGGCCTTCGGCAAGCCCATAATGAAGCTGCAAGCCATCCAAAGCAAGCTGGCAGACATGGCGCTCCAGCTTGAGTCGGCGAGGCTGTTGACGTGGCGCGCGGCGTGGCTGAAGGATAACAAGAAGCCATTCACTAAGGAGGCCGCCATGGCTAAACTTGCGGCATCGGAGGCTGCAACATTCTTGGCGCATCAGTGCATTCAG ATTCTTGGTGGCATGGGATACGTATCAGATATGCCCGCAGAGCGACATTACAGAGACGCCAGAATTACCGAAATATATGAGGGAACATCCGAGATACAGAGACTCGTCATAGCTGGCCAACTCATCAAAGAATATGGTCTTTGA
- the LOC134750195 gene encoding actin-related protein 2/3 complex subunit 3 has protein sequence MPAYHSTLTEYTQSIGNLALVPLRTANRGPAPNNTKLELDIIDEALNYFKANVFFRFYEIKSDADRVLIYLTLYISECLKRLQKCSNKNQGQQEMYMLAISKFDIPGEAGFPLNSVYAKPSSPQEADLMRQYLQQLRHETGARVCEKVFATEDGKPSKWWLCFAKRKFMDKSLSGPGQ, from the exons atgccT GCGTATCATTCAACGTTAACGGAGTACACTCAGTCGATCGGGAACCTGGCGCTGGTGCCGCTGCGCACGGCCAACCGGGGACCCGCCCCGAATAACACCAAATTGGAACTAGACATTATTGATGAAgcacttaattattttaaggcTAATGTGTTTTTTAGGTTCTATGAAATTAAG TCTGATGCAGATAGAGTGCTCATCTACCTTACTCTGTACATCTCCGAGTGCCTGAAGCGGCTCCAGAAGTGCTCCAACAAGAACCAGGGCCAGCAGGAGATGTACATGCTGGCCATATCCAAGTTTGACATCCCTGGGGAGGCAGGGTTCCCGCTCAACTCTGTGTACGCCAAGCCCTCTAGTCCTCAAGAAGCTG ATTTGATGAGACAGTATTTACAGCAACTGAGACATGAGACTGGTGCTAGAGTCTGTGAAaag GTGTTTGCCACAGAGGACGGAAAGCCCAGCAAATGGTGGCTCTGCTTTGCCAAGAGGAAATTCATGGACAAGTCCCTCTCAGGACCCGGCCAGTAA
- the LOC134750183 gene encoding coiled-coil domain-containing protein 86, with protein sequence MAQTVEDQVLFIVNSLKENQEKEPEDTVETQISNPLSKKEKKLNQETIRGRPKSGRFWKTQKERFATVNKTKGLTQDFKKKTALRLELKKTKELSRQVLEELKQKEQARKERRRENIKRSAENKAKAEVVQVITNSAKLKRMRKKQLRFIQKRDTNKEVEANK encoded by the exons atggcacaaactGTAGAGGACCAAGTCCTCTTTATAGTAAACAGTTTaaaagaaaatcaagaaaaggAACCTGAAGACACAGTCGAAACTCAAATTTCTAATCCTTTGTCAAAAAAAGAGAAGAAACTAAACCAAGAAACTATTAGAGGACGTCCTAAATCTGGACGCTTTTGGAAAACGCAGAAAGAAAG GTTTGCTACAGTTAATAAGACAAAAGGGCTTACGCAAGACTTTAAAAAGAAGACTGCCCTTAGGCTAGAGCTAAAGAAAACTAAAGAATTATCCCGACAAGTTTTAGAagaattgaaacaaaaagaacaAGCCAGAAAAGAAAGGAGAAGAGAGAACATCAAACGCTCGGCCGAAAACAAGGCAAAGGCTGAGGTTGTTCAAGTCATCACCAACTCTGCCAAACTGAAGAGAATGCGTAAGAAGCAGCTGAGGTTCATCCAAAAAAGGGATACTAATAAAGAAGTTGAGGCAAATAAATAG
- the LOC134750181 gene encoding signal peptide peptidase-like 3 isoform X2 has product MEREARERVEREREASFLGGTKPPPSQANSNVQTLNTMQALCFPLGSSVALLVMFFFFDSMQTLVAICTAIIACAALAFLLTPLCQYVAGGTGSRAVCGRYSAPELAAAFLAAGIVAVWVLTGHWLLMDAMGMGLCVTFIALIRLPSLKVSTLLLTGLLLYDVFWVFFSSYIFTTNVMVKVATRPAENPMNVVARRLQLGGAMRDAPKLSLPAKLVFPSMHHQGHFSMLGLGDIVMPGLLLCFVLRYDAYKKATLVCQMGQVPGPRSMGSRLTYFHCSLLGYFLGLLTATVSAEVFKAAQPALLYLVPFTLLPLLTMAYVKGDLRRMWSEPFIAPTGKGGADFDV; this is encoded by the exons ACGTACAGACCCTCAACACGATGCAGGCGCTGTGCTTCCCCCTGGGCTCGTCGGTGGCGTTGCTCGTCATGTTCTTCTTCTTTGATTCCATGCAGACGCTCGTCGCCATCTGCACTGCGA TAATCGCTTGCGCGGCGCTAGCATTCCTCCTGACGCCACTATGTCAGTACGTGGCCGGCGGCACGGGCTCCCGCGCCGTCTGCGGCCGCTACTCCGCGCCCGAGCTGGCCGCAGCCTTTCTTGCCGCCGGGATCGTGGCCGTCTGGGTGCTGACCGGCCACTGGCTGCTCATGGACG CTATGGGCATGGGTCTGTGCGTGACCTTCATCGCTTTAATCCGCCTCCCGTCGCTGAAGGTGTCAACTTTACTACTCACGGGGCTGCTACTCTACGATGTGTTCTGGGTGTTCTTTAGCTCTTACATCTTCACTACCAATGTTATGGTCAAGGTTGCCACTAG GCCGGCGGAGAACCCCATGAACGTGGTGGCGCGGCGCCTGCAGCTGGGCGGCGCCATGCGCGACGCGCCCAAGCTGTCGCTCCCCGCCAAGCTCGTGTTCCCCTCCATGCACCACCAGGGACACTTCTCCATGCTCG GTCTGGGCGACATCGTGATGCCGGGCCTGCTGCTGTGCTTCGTGCTGCGCTACGACGCGTACAAGAAGGCCACGCTCGTGTGCCAGATGGGGCAGGTGCCGGGACCCCGCTCCATG GGTTCCCGACTGACGTACTTCCACTGCTCGCTGCTGGGCTACTTCCTGGGGCTGCTGACGGCCACGGTGTCGGCCGAGGTGTTCAAGGCCGCGCAGCCCGCGCTGCTGTACCTCGTGCCCTTCACGCTGCTGCCGCTGCTGACCATGGCCTACGTGAAG GGCGACCTCCGGAGAATGTGGAGCGAGCCGTTCATCGCGCCCACCGGCAAGGGCGGCGCCGACTTCGACGTGTGA